Below is a window of Brassica napus cultivar Da-Ae chromosome A5, Da-Ae, whole genome shotgun sequence DNA.
TCCGTGGAGGCTTTGTCCGGTGACACAAGTTGAGGAAGTCAAGTGTATTCTTAGACTGATGCCCATTTGGCTCTGCACTATCATCTACTCGGTCGTCTTCACCCAAATGGCCTCTCTCTTTGTGGAGCAAGGCGCAGCGATGAAGACCACTGTCTCTGATTTCAAAATCCCTCCAGCAAGTATGTCCAGCTTCGACATCCTTAGCGTTGCCTTGTTCATATTCATCTACCGCAGAGTTCTCGAGCCACTAGCCAACCGATTCAAGAAGAAGGATGGAACAAAAGGAATCACCGAGCTTCACAGGATGGGAATCGGGCTTGTGATTGCTATCTTAGCTATGGTTGCAGCCGGGGTTGTTGAATGCTTTAGACTTAAATACGCAGACAAGAGTTGCACTCACTGTGATGGCTCAAGCTCACTAAGCATCTTCTGGCAGGTAATGAAACACAACCCAGCTCAGTCCTAAAGAGGAAACTCTTCAAGTCCTGACATTGTATCTCCTTATTACAGGTTCCACAATACTCGCTCATCGGAGCATCAGAAGTGTTCATGTATGTTGGTCAGCTTGAGTTCTTCAACGCGCAGACACCAGACGGACTAAAGAGCTTTGGGAGCGCTCTGTGTATGATGTCAATGTCCATGGGGAACTTTGTTAGTAGCTTGTTGGTGACAATGGTGGTGAAGATCTCTACAGAGGATCACATGCCTGGTTGGATTCCAAGGAACCTCAACAAAGGTCACTTGGACAGATTCTATTTCCTCCTGGCTGCCTTGACCAGCATTGACCTGGTGGTGTACATTGCATGTGCGAGATGGTACAAATGTATAAAACTAGAAGCGAAAGATGAGATGCAAGACATGGTGAGTGATGATGACAGTGATGACTACGAGGAGCCAATGAAGGATTCTAGAGTCTAACTGAATGTGTGtttggttttcggttttctttttttcaatgTAACAAACAAACTGATTGATAAATAAAAAGGCTGAATCGGATTAGTCTTTTTCATCGAAAAGACTGTTTTGTTTTTACAGTCATGTGGTTCAAGaacttaaaacaaatatatatggtTTCACTGTGAGTGACTTAAAACAATATTGGATCAAATCGTGTAAGAAAAATAAAGTCAGGGATATAGAAGCTCAAGTAGTGAAAAACATCAACCTATCTTAATCTTACGGACTTGTATGAGATGTGTTGATTCTTCACGCCAAATGGGTTGCGCACCACTTTGGACAAGCGTTACATGTTGTCCTTCCTTGAGCATATTCTCGTCCTGTGGATATATAAAACAGATCAGTGTTTCTGCAAGGTTGATAGACGAGAAGGGACAAGATGGTTAATGTACCTGTAGGAGTTTCAAGGAACGGGCATATGTATCTTCTGCATCATCAGAAAACTCCATGTATATAGGCATGACACCTTGGTAAAGAGCCAGCCTCTGCATTATTCTCCTCCTAAAAGGTAAGAACCAAACATATCAATCAAAACCCAATACGTCTGATTAAAAGTTGACATTTTCTGAATGACAggtaaacaaacaaacacatacTGGTTTGTGAAGGCGAAAATTGTTGAGGACGGGCGGTAGTGACTCAGAAGCACTGCCATGGATCCAGTTCTTGTGAACACAATTATCGGTGTGTTCAGTGTATTCGCCATTATAGAAGCATGGAAAGCAAACATTTGGCCCATGCGACCCTGTATTAACACTCAAACATATGAGTAAAGAACCATACGTAACATTTCTGATGTGTGGAGTACCTTGTAAGCAGTGGTCCGGATTGCTGAGGTTCTAACAGGTAGACTAGCCTCAGTTCTCAAAGCCACGGTATGCATCACGTTAACAGCTTTCAGAGGAAACCTGAGATAAGGATATCTCAAGATCAGTGttctgttgatgagaatggCAAGGGGAGGGTTTAAGTTGGGTTTACGAACTTTCCGTGTGCGGTTTCACCAGAAAGCATGATTGCATCTGCTCCTTCGCGCACTGCAATTGCAATGTCAGATACTTCAGCTCTTGTAGGTGTTGGATGATTAATCATACTCTCTAGCATGTTTGTGGCGACAATCACTGGTTTATGAATGTTCCTACACCTTGTGATTATCTCCTCCTAAAACATGGCATGACGACGAAAGCATAAGTACCAACAGACTCTATGGCAATGTTTTGTTTGTAAACCATGTGTTGGATTTTACCTGTAACAAGGGAACCTCCTCAATGGGAAGTTCAGCTCCAAGATCTCCACGAGCAACCATTGCCTGATAAAAGCATCGTTAATCATATAAGCTAAggaaaaatatcataaaaaagGACTCTGCAACTAACCCCATCACAAGCCGATATAATGGAAGGAAGATTCTTTATAGAATCTGCGCTTTCAATTTTCACAATCACAGAGATATCCGCACTGCAGGCTATCAAAACATTTTGGAAGATTCATTACTTTCACAGAGATTTCACCAATGCTATTGGAGGTAgaagatatatagtatatgctTAGTTACTTTTGAGGTAGTTTTTCAACTCATGGACAACTTTAGCATCCTTAACAAAAGAGACAGCATAGAAATCAACTTGGTTGTCCACTCCAAATTTGATGTCTTCCCAATCTTTGTCTGCAACAAGAGAATGAATATTCAGAAATTACAAAACTTCCTTGCTGCAAGAGGTTGTGAAAACTAATCAACCTGTTATGGAAGGAAGAGTAGCACTCTTTCCTCGAACATTCAAGTGACGTCTAGATTGAAGCTCTCCACCGTCAATAACTACACATTTCACCAAATCGCTCGTCTTGGACTTAACAGCTAGTGACATCATTCCACCTAGTAGAAAGCCATCTCTTCTTGTTAGAACTAAAACAAAGACTCCAATAGCCACAAAGAGAGCTTACCATCGACCAAAAGTATGTCTCCAACTTCGACATCGTTAACAAAATCATCATAGTTGACACTGACGGTGTCTTTCATGGAGACCCCTCTCTTGATGGTAAAATTAAACTCTTGACCCTCTTCAAGGAAGATCGGCTGAGGTACATCCCCACTTCGAACCTCAGGACCCTTCACAAACATATCAGAGAAATAAATAACCTTTTTTTtattgacaaacaaaaaaaaagaagatggtACCTTTGTATCCAACATGATAGCAATGGCTTTGTCAACAAAGAGAGAGTTGTATTCTTTAACAAGATCAATAGTAATCTGATGAGAAGCATGATCTCCATGAGACATATTCAAACGAGCCACATTCATTCCTGCTTCCGCGAGTTTCCAAATCATTTCACGAGAGCTAGAGGAAGGTCCAATGGTACACACAATCTTAGTTTTCCTCCTCGAATCATTATGACTTGTTCTTGGCTCCGCAAATTTATATGGCTCCACTGAAGGATCCATCACTCCCTACAATGACCACCAAAAAAATCACATCTTCACAATACGGGAGCGTGAGAAACAAGAAACGTGAAGGAGCAAATATACTGACCAAATCGAAAGCGCCGTTCTCTGCATAAACCTTGACTTTCCGGCTATCTTCATTGGTGTTAATCGCTCTGACGGA
It encodes the following:
- the LOC125608738 gene encoding plastidial pyruvate kinase 3, chloroplastic-like, with protein sequence MAATGQISTRMTVDRTLSSSRNAGLSLSPSPQRTLIGVSGRSGIAHRQLSLSVRAINTNEDSRKVKVYAENGAFDLGVMDPSVEPYKFAEPRTSHNDSRRKTKIVCTIGPSSSSREMIWKLAEAGMNVARLNMSHGDHASHQITIDLVKEYNSLFVDKAIAIMLDTKGPEVRSGDVPQPIFLEEGQEFNFTIKRGVSMKDTVSVNYDDFVNDVEVGDILLVDGGMMSLAVKSKTSDLVKCVVIDGGELQSRRHLNVRGKSATLPSITDKDWEDIKFGVDNQVDFYAVSFVKDAKVVHELKNYLKTCSADISVIVKIESADSIKNLPSIISACDGAMVARGDLGAELPIEEVPLLQEEIITRCRNIHKPVIVATNMLESMINHPTPTRAEVSDIAIAVREGADAIMLSGETAHGKFPLKAVNVMHTVALRTEASLPVRTSAIRTTAYKGRMGQMFAFHASIMANTLNTPIIVFTRTGSMAVLLSHYRPSSTIFAFTNQRRIMQRLALYQGVMPIYMEFSDDAEDTYARSLKLLQDENMLKEGQHVTLVQSGAQPIWREESTHLIQVRKIKIG